Genomic window (Synechococcus sp. LA31):
CTCGAGTACATCGAGCCGGCGCGGATCCGCACGCTGATCACCACCTACTGCGACTTCATGCCGGTGGAGGTACAGCTCGAGGGTGAGACCGTGAATAAGCGGGAAGCCCCCTGGCGCAAGAGCCCCCGCGACCTCACCGACGACGACTACATCGAGCTCTACCGCTACCTCTACCCCTTCCAGGGCGACCCACTGCTCTGGGTTCACCTCAACACTGACTACCCCTACAACCTGCAGGGCATCCTCTACTTCCCCAAATTCACCGGCCGAGCCGACTGGGAGAAGGGCGAGATCAAGCTCTACTGCAACCAGGTGTTCGTGAGCGACTCGATCAAGGAAGTCGTGCCGCGTTACCTGCTGCCCCTACGGGGTGTGATCGACTCCCCTGATATTCCGCTCAACGTAAGCCGTTCAGCTCTGCAGACCGACCGGCGAGTTCGCTCCATCGGCGGCTTCGTTGCTAAGAAAGTCGCGGATCGGCTCAAGCAACTCCACCGCGATGAGCCCAAGCGCTACGCCGAGATCTGGGAATCACTGGCGCCATTCATCAAGATTGGTGCCATGGAAGATGACAAGTTCGCGGAGCAGGTTGCGGATCTTGTGCTGTTTGGTACCACTGCCGCCGCCGGGGAAGGAGAGAACTCCGATCCCATTCCCGGTGACAACAACAAAACGTTCACCACCCTGTCGGGCTATCGCTCCCGCCTGAGCACAGATCACGACAAGCGCATCCTGTACTGCACGGATGAAGCAGGTCAGGCCGGTGCACTAGCCCTCTGGAAAGGTCAGGGTGCGGAGGTGCTGTTGGCTGACACGTTCATCGACACCCAGTTCATTCCCTGGCTGGAATATCGCCATGAGGAGCTGAAGTTTCAGCGTGTCGACAGCGAACTCGACGACTCGCTGCAGGAGAAGGAGAGCGAACTGGCCGACGCCGACGGCAAAGACAGCTCCGAAAAGGTGCGTGACTTGTTCAAGAACGCCTTGAACAACGACAAGGTGACCATTCAGGTGCAGGCCCTCAAGGGTGACAACTCTCCTGCGGCGCTGATCCTTCTACCCGAGCAGATGCGCCGACTCAACGACATGGGCGCCCTGATGGAGCAACGGCTTCCTGGTCTTCCGGATCACCACGTCCTGCTGGTGAACCGCAAACATCGGCTGGTGGAGGGGCTGCTCAAGCTCAGTGCCGGTTCGGTCATTACCGGTGGGAGCGGCACCTCCCCTAGTCAGCAGTTGGCCGACAACCTCAGCCGCCACGTCTACGAGATGGCGCGCCTAGCGGTGGGGGGCCTGGAACCCAACCAGCTGGCAGGCTTCCAGCAGCGCAGCTGTGATCTGATGGGTCAGCTCATGGAGCGGGGGCTCTGACCAGCCTGCCCATTTGACATCGCAGGGGCTTCAGGGGAAGGTGGAGGTAGCCAGTTCTGGTCGCCTCCCCTTTTGTTGCCGGTGAACACCGGCTGGGTGGCCAGGGTTATTGCATGAGGGGCTGATCCAACCTCAGCCTTCTGCATCCCAAGGAACTGGAGTTCTTCGACAGCGCAGCGTGCCCAGTTCCTTCGTGTTGGTTTATCACCGCTCACCCTTCGATGAGGTGATCGATGCCGAAGGAAAGCGTCAGTGGCGAGATCAAAAAAGTCCAAACGGCATCATTCCCACCCTGCGCAATCTGTTTCGCTCTCAACCCTCAGGCACCTGGATTGCCTGGCGGGAGGAAGAGTCGGTCGAGGCTGAAGACGAAACTCTCACCGTAGAAGCCGGAGCCGCTACAGCCTCAGCCATTCGTCTCAGACGCATCCCGCTGCGTAAAGAGCAGATCGGCAGCTTCTACCACGTGACCTCCAAGGAGTCGATCTGGCCGGTTCTTCATAGCTTTCCCAG
Coding sequences:
- the htpG gene encoding molecular chaperone HtpG, translating into MLQAEQGQIQIHTENIFPIIKKAVYSGHEVFLRELVSNGVDAISKRRMAAMAGDCSEGSEGRISIRIDREAKTLTISDNGIGMSADEVKRYINQVAFSSAEDFLEKYKQENDAIIGHFGLGFYSSFMVAKQVELVTLSAREGSEAVRWSCDGSPKFNLEAAERSEAGTDVILHLMEEELEYIEPARIRTLITTYCDFMPVEVQLEGETVNKREAPWRKSPRDLTDDDYIELYRYLYPFQGDPLLWVHLNTDYPYNLQGILYFPKFTGRADWEKGEIKLYCNQVFVSDSIKEVVPRYLLPLRGVIDSPDIPLNVSRSALQTDRRVRSIGGFVAKKVADRLKQLHRDEPKRYAEIWESLAPFIKIGAMEDDKFAEQVADLVLFGTTAAAGEGENSDPIPGDNNKTFTTLSGYRSRLSTDHDKRILYCTDEAGQAGALALWKGQGAEVLLADTFIDTQFIPWLEYRHEELKFQRVDSELDDSLQEKESELADADGKDSSEKVRDLFKNALNNDKVTIQVQALKGDNSPAALILLPEQMRRLNDMGALMEQRLPGLPDHHVLLVNRKHRLVEGLLKLSAGSVITGGSGTSPSQQLADNLSRHVYEMARLAVGGLEPNQLAGFQQRSCDLMGQLMERGL